A single region of the Deefgea piscis genome encodes:
- the rplL gene encoding 50S ribosomal protein L7/L12, whose product MAVTKEDILEAVGALTVMELNDLVKAFEEKFGVSAAAMAVAGPAAAGAAAAEEQTEFDVILTGAGAQKVGVIKVVREVTGLGLKEAKDLVDGAPKAVKEGVSKADADAIAKKLIEAGATAEVK is encoded by the coding sequence ATGGCTGTTACTAAAGAAGACATCCTTGAAGCAGTAGGTGCTTTGACTGTTATGGAATTGAATGACCTCGTTAAGGCATTCGAAGAAAAATTTGGCGTTTCTGCTGCAGCTATGGCTGTTGCTGGTCCTGCTGCTGCTGGTGCAGCCGCTGCTGAAGAACAAACTGAATTTGACGTTATCTTGACTGGCGCTGGCGCTCAGAAAGTTGGCGTGATTAAAGTTGTTCGTGAAGTGACTGGCTTGGGCTTGAAAGAAGCTAAAGACTTGGTTGATGGCGCACCTAAAGCAGTTAAAGAAGGCGTGTCTAAAGCTGATGCTGATGCAATCGCTAAGAAATTGATCGAAGCCGGCGCTACTGCTGAAGTTAAGTAA
- the rplJ gene encoding 50S ribosomal protein L10, with protein sequence MSLNLDDKKAVVAEIAAVVANAQTIVIAEYRGIGVASMTALRKQARESGVFLRVLKNTLARRAVEGTPFASLADQMSGPLVYAISEDAVAAAKVLQSFSKKDEKIKVIAGSYEGKVLTAAEVAQLATIPSRDELLSMLLGVMQAPVAAFARGLGALAAKKAEDAAPAEEAPVAEVAATEAPADAA encoded by the coding sequence TTGAGTCTGAATCTTGACGACAAAAAAGCGGTCGTGGCTGAGATTGCAGCAGTAGTTGCAAATGCTCAAACCATCGTTATCGCTGAATACCGTGGAATCGGGGTTGCTAGCATGACTGCATTGCGCAAACAAGCGCGTGAGTCTGGCGTGTTCTTGCGTGTTTTGAAAAACACCTTGGCGCGTCGTGCTGTTGAAGGAACTCCGTTTGCTAGCTTGGCTGACCAAATGTCAGGTCCGCTGGTTTACGCGATTTCTGAAGATGCAGTTGCTGCAGCTAAAGTTCTCCAAAGCTTCTCAAAGAAAGATGAGAAGATTAAGGTGATTGCTGGTTCGTACGAAGGCAAAGTATTAACTGCTGCTGAAGTTGCCCAACTTGCTACTATCCCGAGCCGTGATGAATTGCTCTCGATGTTGCTGGGCGTTATGCAAGCTCCAGTTGCTGCGTTTGCTCGTGGTCTTGGCGCATTGGCTGCTAAGAAAGCTGAAGATGCTGCTCCTGCTGAAGAAGCTCCTGTTGCTGAAGTTGCAGCAACTGAAGCGCCAGCAGACGCTGCCTAA
- the rpoB gene encoding DNA-directed RNA polymerase subunit beta, whose translation MKYSFTEKKRIRKSFAKRASVLEVPFLLATQIDSYTEYLQLGVPTEARREIGLQAAFNSIFPIVSHNEYARLEFVHYSLGEPAFDVIECQQRGITFAAPLRARVRLVIMDRDAAKPTVKEVKEQDVYFGEIPLMTRSGSFVINGTERVIVSQLHRSPGVFFEHDKGKTHSSGKLLFSARVIPYRGSWLDFEFDPKDLLFFRIDRRRKMPVSILLKALGYTAEQILAEFFDTDTFYLTDDGVFWELVPDRLRGEVAKFDIIADDGRVLAQKDKRITAKTIRDITNAGMTRIPVPLDYMYGRMLSTAVISPETGELVAKANDEITEDLLVKLDSNEVKEIQTLYINDLDQGGFMSATLRTDETVDEWQARVAIYRMMRPGEPPTEDAVQALFKGLFFNEDRYDLSAVGRMKFNSRAYPDRLEEKAPGWQRRFYERAGKKGITGPGILSTEDIVAVIGILLELRNSRGEVDDIDHLGNRRVRSVGELAENQFRAGLVRVERAVKERLSQAESDNLMPHDLINAKPVSAAVKEFFGSSQLSQFMDQTNPLSEITHKRRVSALGPGGLTRERAGFEVRDVHPTHYGRVCPIETPEGPNIGLINSLSCYARTNEYGFLETPYRKVINGQATLEIEYLSAIQEGKYVIAQANAGLDDDSKLTDELVTCREAGETIVATPDRVQYMDVAPSQIVSVAASLIPFLEHDDANRALMGANMQRQAVPCLRAEKPMVGTGIERTCATDSGTAVTALRGGVVDFVDATRVVVRVNDSETIAGETGVDIYNLVKFTRSNQNTNTNQRPIVVKGDRIEKGDVVADGASTDLGELALGQNMTIAFMPWNGYNFEDSILISEKVIADDRYTSIHIEELNVMARDTKLGPEEITRDISNLSERMLGRLDEAGVVYIGAEVEAGDVLVGKVTPKGETQLTPEEKLLRAIFGEKASDVKDTSLRVPSGMVGTVIDVQVFTREGIERDKRAQAIIDEQLRRYRQDLNDQLRIVNDDLFERIERMIVGKIANGGPKRLAKGTAITSEYLADQLSKHDWFDIRLAEEEAARQLEAMKDLIAQMKQEFELRFEDKKRKLTQGDELPPGVIKMVKVYVAVKRRLQPGDKMAGRHGNKGVVSKILPVEDLPHMADGSTVDIVLNPLGVPSRMNIGQILEVHLGWAAKGIGQRIDAMLREQRNVAEIREILDKIYQSKGKAEDISDLSDVEIMTLARGLRTGMTFASPVFDGADESEIQEMLDLAYPDEDERTQQLDFNSSKTQMQLYDGRTGEPFERKVTVGVMHYLKLHHLVDDKMHARSTGPYSLVTQQPLGGKAQFGGQRFGEMEVWALEAYGAAYTLQEMLTVKSDDVNGRTKVYENIVKGDHRIDAGMPESFNVLVKEIRSLGIDIDLETY comes from the coding sequence ATGAAATACTCGTTCACTGAGAAAAAACGTATTCGCAAAAGTTTTGCGAAACGGGCGAGCGTCCTCGAAGTGCCGTTTCTGCTGGCTACTCAGATCGACTCTTATACCGAATATCTGCAACTAGGTGTGCCAACTGAGGCGCGTCGCGAAATTGGCTTGCAGGCTGCGTTTAACTCGATTTTCCCTATCGTTTCCCATAATGAATATGCACGTCTTGAATTTGTGCATTATTCCTTGGGTGAGCCTGCATTCGATGTAATCGAATGTCAACAACGTGGCATTACCTTTGCTGCGCCGTTGCGTGCTCGTGTTCGTCTGGTCATTATGGACCGTGATGCAGCAAAGCCAACGGTAAAGGAAGTCAAAGAGCAGGATGTTTATTTCGGTGAAATCCCGTTAATGACACGTAGTGGTTCATTCGTGATCAACGGCACTGAACGTGTAATTGTTTCTCAGTTACACCGCTCTCCGGGCGTGTTCTTTGAGCATGACAAGGGTAAAACCCATAGTTCCGGTAAATTATTGTTCTCAGCCCGTGTGATTCCTTACCGTGGATCATGGCTTGATTTCGAATTTGACCCGAAAGATTTGCTGTTCTTCCGTATTGACCGTCGTCGTAAAATGCCGGTATCAATTTTGCTTAAAGCATTGGGGTATACGGCTGAGCAGATTTTAGCTGAGTTCTTTGATACAGATACCTTCTACCTTACCGATGATGGCGTGTTTTGGGAATTAGTTCCAGATCGCTTGCGTGGTGAAGTTGCTAAGTTTGACATCATTGCTGATGATGGTCGTGTGTTGGCGCAAAAAGATAAGCGTATTACAGCAAAAACGATTCGCGACATCACTAATGCTGGTATGACCCGTATTCCAGTTCCGCTGGATTATATGTATGGCCGTATGTTATCGACTGCGGTTATTAGCCCAGAAACGGGCGAGCTCGTTGCTAAAGCCAATGATGAAATCACTGAAGATTTATTGGTTAAACTCGATAGCAACGAAGTAAAAGAAATTCAGACTTTGTACATCAATGATTTGGACCAGGGCGGCTTTATGTCGGCGACTCTGCGTACTGATGAAACCGTTGATGAATGGCAAGCTCGCGTTGCGATTTATCGCATGATGCGTCCGGGCGAGCCGCCAACAGAAGATGCGGTACAGGCCTTATTTAAAGGTTTGTTCTTTAATGAAGATCGTTATGATCTCTCTGCTGTTGGCCGCATGAAATTCAATAGCCGTGCTTATCCAGATCGTTTGGAAGAAAAAGCACCGGGCTGGCAACGCCGCTTCTATGAGCGCGCAGGCAAAAAAGGCATCACCGGCCCTGGTATCTTGTCGACAGAAGATATCGTCGCTGTTATTGGTATTTTGCTTGAATTACGCAATAGTCGTGGTGAAGTCGATGATATCGATCACTTGGGTAACCGTCGTGTTCGTTCAGTCGGTGAGTTGGCTGAAAATCAATTCCGTGCTGGCTTGGTTCGTGTTGAGCGCGCTGTTAAAGAGCGTTTGTCGCAAGCAGAATCAGACAATTTGATGCCACATGATTTGATCAACGCTAAGCCGGTATCGGCAGCGGTGAAAGAATTCTTTGGTTCATCACAATTGTCGCAGTTTATGGATCAAACGAATCCATTGTCTGAAATCACCCACAAACGCCGTGTTTCGGCGTTGGGCCCAGGTGGTTTGACGCGCGAACGCGCAGGCTTTGAAGTTCGTGACGTGCATCCAACGCATTACGGCCGTGTTTGTCCGATTGAAACGCCGGAAGGTCCAAACATTGGTCTGATCAACTCATTGTCTTGCTATGCACGTACTAATGAGTATGGTTTCTTGGAAACGCCATATCGTAAAGTAATCAATGGTCAAGCGACGCTTGAAATTGAATACTTGTCGGCAATTCAAGAAGGTAAGTATGTGATTGCACAGGCCAATGCTGGCTTGGATGACGATAGCAAACTGACTGATGAATTGGTGACTTGCCGTGAAGCGGGCGAGACGATTGTTGCTACGCCTGATCGCGTTCAGTACATGGACGTGGCGCCAAGCCAGATCGTTTCTGTTGCTGCATCATTGATTCCATTCTTGGAACACGATGACGCCAACCGTGCATTGATGGGCGCCAACATGCAACGTCAAGCTGTACCTTGCTTGCGTGCTGAGAAGCCAATGGTCGGTACTGGTATTGAGCGTACATGCGCAACTGACTCGGGTACTGCAGTAACTGCATTGCGTGGCGGTGTGGTTGATTTCGTTGATGCGACTCGTGTTGTGGTTCGCGTGAATGATAGCGAAACAATCGCTGGCGAAACCGGTGTTGATATTTACAACTTGGTTAAATTCACTCGTTCGAATCAGAATACCAACACCAACCAACGTCCTATCGTTGTTAAAGGTGATCGGATTGAGAAGGGTGATGTCGTTGCAGATGGTGCATCGACTGACTTAGGTGAGTTAGCTTTGGGTCAAAATATGACCATCGCTTTCATGCCTTGGAACGGCTATAACTTCGAAGATTCGATTTTGATCTCCGAAAAAGTCATTGCTGATGATCGTTATACTTCGATTCACATCGAAGAATTGAACGTCATGGCGCGTGATACTAAGCTCGGTCCTGAAGAAATTACCCGTGATATTTCAAACTTGTCTGAGCGTATGCTTGGCCGTTTGGATGAAGCTGGTGTGGTGTATATCGGTGCTGAAGTTGAGGCTGGTGATGTTCTGGTTGGTAAAGTAACGCCTAAGGGCGAAACTCAACTGACACCAGAAGAGAAACTACTGCGTGCCATCTTTGGTGAAAAAGCTTCTGACGTTAAAGACACTAGCTTGCGCGTGCCATCAGGCATGGTTGGTACTGTCATTGATGTGCAAGTGTTTACTCGTGAAGGGATTGAACGTGATAAACGCGCTCAAGCCATTATCGATGAACAGTTACGTCGCTATCGCCAAGACTTGAATGACCAATTGCGTATTGTTAATGATGACTTGTTCGAGCGTATCGAACGGATGATCGTTGGCAAAATTGCAAATGGTGGTCCAAAACGCCTAGCGAAAGGTACAGCCATCACTTCAGAATACTTGGCCGATCAACTTTCTAAGCACGATTGGTTCGATATTCGTTTGGCTGAAGAAGAAGCCGCGCGTCAACTCGAAGCAATGAAAGATTTGATTGCCCAGATGAAGCAAGAGTTTGAGTTACGCTTTGAAGATAAAAAGCGTAAATTGACTCAAGGTGATGAGTTACCACCTGGCGTGATCAAGATGGTTAAAGTGTATGTGGCAGTAAAACGTCGCTTACAACCAGGCGATAAAATGGCCGGCCGTCACGGTAACAAGGGTGTGGTTTCTAAGATCTTGCCAGTTGAAGACTTGCCACATATGGCAGATGGTTCAACTGTTGATATTGTTTTGAATCCATTGGGTGTTCCATCACGGATGAATATCGGGCAGATTCTCGAAGTTCATTTAGGCTGGGCAGCAAAAGGGATCGGCCAGCGTATTGATGCGATGTTGCGTGAACAACGAAATGTTGCTGAAATTCGTGAGATTTTGGATAAGATTTATCAATCCAAAGGCAAGGCCGAAGACATCAGTGATCTGAGCGATGTTGAAATCATGACATTGGCGCGTGGTTTGCGTACTGGTATGACTTTTGCAAGTCCAGTGTTTGACGGTGCTGATGAGTCTGAAATCCAAGAAATGCTTGATTTAGCATATCCAGATGAAGATGAACGCACTCAACAATTGGATTTCAACTCAAGTAAGACACAAATGCAGTTGTATGACGGTCGTACGGGTGAGCCGTTCGAGCGTAAAGTCACTGTTGGTGTGATGCATTACTTGAAATTGCATCACTTGGTTGATGACAAGATGCATGCACGTTCAACTGGACCTTACTCGCTCGTGACTCAGCAGCCGCTGGGTGGTAAAGCGCAGTTTGGTGGTCAGCGTTTTGGTGAGATGGAGGTTTGGGCCTTGGAAGCATATGGCGCAGCGTACACCTTGCAAGAAATGCTTACTGTTAAATCCGATGATGTGAATGGTCGTACTAAAGTTTACGAAAACATTGTGAAGGGTGATCACCGCATTGATGCTGGCATGCCAGAGTCGTTCAATGTATTGGTCAAGGAAATCCGTTCGCTCGGTATCGACATCGATCTGGAAACCTACTGA
- the rplK gene encoding 50S ribosomal protein L11, whose amino-acid sequence MAKKIVGYVKLQVPAGKANPSPPIGPALGQRGLNIMEFCKAFNAATQGVEPGLPIPVVITAYADKSFTFVMKSPPATILLKKAAGITKGSAKPHTDKVGVVTRAQLEEIAKTKQADLTGADMDASVRILAGSARSIGITVEGV is encoded by the coding sequence GTGGCTAAAAAAATTGTCGGCTATGTAAAGCTGCAAGTGCCCGCTGGTAAAGCAAATCCATCGCCACCTATCGGTCCGGCATTGGGTCAGCGCGGTTTGAATATCATGGAATTTTGTAAAGCGTTTAACGCTGCAACCCAAGGCGTTGAGCCAGGTTTGCCAATTCCTGTTGTGATTACTGCGTATGCGGATAAATCATTCACTTTCGTGATGAAATCACCACCTGCAACAATTTTGTTGAAAAAAGCAGCTGGTATCACTAAAGGTTCTGCTAAGCCACATACTGACAAAGTTGGTGTTGTGACTCGTGCTCAGCTGGAAGAAATCGCTAAAACTAAGCAAGCAGATTTGACTGGTGCCGATATGGACGCTTCAGTACGTATTCTTGCTGGTTCAGCACGTTCAATCGGTATTACCGTGGAGGGCGTGTAA
- the rpoC gene encoding DNA-directed RNA polymerase subunit beta', with amino-acid sequence MKGLLELFKQVAQDEEFDAIKIGLASPEKIRSWSFGEVKKPETINYRTFKPERDGLFCARIFGPIKDYECLCGKYKRLKHRGVICEKCGVEVTLSKVRRERMGHIDLASPVAHIWFLKSLPSRLGMVLDIALRDIERVLYFEAFIVVEPGMTPLTRGQLLTEEDYFTKVEEYGDEFVALMGAEAVRELLKSMDVDQEISNLRAELDSTGSETKIKKIAKRLKVLEAFDRSGIKPEWMIMEVLPVLPPELRPLVPLDGGRFATSDLNDLYRRVINRNNRLKRLLELRAPEIIVRNEKRMLQEAVDSLLDNGRRGKAMTGANKRPLKSLADMIKGKGGRFRQNLLGKRVDYSGRSVITVGPTLRLHQCGLPKLMALELFKPFIFHKLEVMGLATTIKAAKKMVESQEPVVWDILEDVIREHPVLLNRAPTLHRLGIQAFEPTLIEGKAIQLHPLVCAAFNADFDGDQMAVHVPLSLEAQMEARTLMLASNNVLAPANGEPIIVPSQDIVLGLYYMTREAKYAKGERLNEDGQRLTILADVSEALRAYQSKEVTLQTRVSIRLKEWFRNDLGDWESKMVRRDTTVGRAILSEILPKGLAFSHIDKSLKKKEIGKLINASFRRCGLKETVIFADQLMYTGFSYSTRGGISICVDDMLVPAKKVELLAAAQAEVKEIEQQYSSGLVTQGERYNKVVDIWGRAGDQIAKAMMDQLAKETVYDSNGKKDEQESFNSIYMMADSGARGSPAQIRQLAGMRGLMAKPDGSIIETPITTNFREGLTVLQYFISTHGARKGLADTALKTANSGYLTRRLVDVTQDLVVTEDDCGTKHGVAMKAVMQGGDVVEALRDRILGRIVVKDVVDPSTQETVYEVGYLLDEDAVDEIESRNIDEVVVRTPLSCETRYGLCAKCYGRDLGRGQIVNAGEAVGVIAAQSIGEPGTQLTMRTFHIGGAASRAAAASQVEAKSNGRLGFSANMRYVTNAKNELVVIARSAELLILDDVGRERETHKVPYGATLAVKDGDIIKAGSVLGTWDPHTRPIITEYSGIVRFENVEEGMTVVKQVDEVTGLSTLVVIASKAKVTAAKGVRPLVKLLDENGQEMKLAGTDTPVTISFQVGSIITVKDGQQVGVGDVLARIPQESAKTRDITGGLPRVAELFEARSPKDAGMLAEITGTASFGKDTKGKQRLVLTDLDGVPHEYLISKDKHVMVHDGQVVSQGEVIVDGPIDPHDILRLQGIEALARYIVQEVQEVYRLQGVKINDKHIEVIVRQMLRRVVISDQGGSNFILGEQVERAEVLIMNDKLAEEGKELAKFDNILLGITKASLSTDSFISAASFQETTRVLTEAAIMGKVDDLRGLKENVIVGRLIPAGTGLAYHKNRKRLLAKAESLAPFAEAAAEVIAEIGNISE; translated from the coding sequence ATGAAAGGCTTACTCGAACTATTCAAGCAAGTCGCGCAGGACGAAGAATTTGACGCGATTAAAATTGGCTTAGCATCGCCAGAGAAAATCCGTTCTTGGTCTTTCGGCGAAGTGAAAAAGCCAGAAACCATTAACTATCGTACGTTCAAACCTGAGCGCGATGGTTTGTTTTGTGCTCGTATTTTCGGGCCGATTAAAGATTATGAGTGCTTGTGTGGTAAATACAAGCGTTTGAAGCACCGTGGCGTTATTTGTGAAAAATGCGGCGTAGAAGTTACTTTATCTAAAGTGCGTCGTGAGCGCATGGGTCATATCGACCTTGCTTCGCCTGTTGCTCATATTTGGTTCTTGAAATCACTCCCAAGTCGTTTGGGTATGGTACTTGATATTGCTTTGCGCGATATCGAGCGCGTATTGTATTTCGAGGCATTTATTGTTGTTGAGCCAGGCATGACACCGCTAACGCGTGGTCAGTTGCTGACAGAAGAAGATTACTTTACCAAAGTTGAAGAATACGGTGACGAATTTGTCGCTTTGATGGGCGCAGAAGCTGTCCGTGAATTGCTAAAATCGATGGACGTAGACCAAGAAATTAGCAACTTGCGCGCTGAACTCGATAGCACCGGTTCTGAAACTAAAATCAAGAAAATCGCTAAGCGTTTGAAAGTCCTAGAAGCGTTCGATCGCTCAGGTATCAAGCCAGAGTGGATGATTATGGAAGTGTTGCCGGTATTACCTCCGGAATTACGTCCATTGGTTCCATTGGATGGCGGCCGTTTTGCGACTTCTGATTTGAATGATTTATATCGCCGCGTTATTAACCGTAATAACCGTTTGAAGCGCCTGCTTGAATTACGCGCTCCGGAAATTATTGTTCGCAACGAAAAGCGTATGTTGCAAGAAGCTGTGGACTCTTTGCTCGATAATGGCCGACGCGGTAAAGCGATGACTGGTGCTAACAAGCGGCCATTAAAATCGCTTGCAGATATGATCAAAGGTAAGGGCGGTCGTTTCCGTCAGAACTTGTTGGGTAAACGTGTCGATTACTCTGGTCGTTCGGTAATTACCGTTGGTCCTACTTTGCGTTTACATCAATGTGGCTTGCCAAAATTGATGGCGTTGGAATTGTTTAAACCATTCATTTTCCATAAATTGGAAGTGATGGGTTTGGCAACGACGATTAAAGCTGCGAAGAAAATGGTTGAAAGCCAAGAGCCTGTGGTTTGGGATATCTTGGAAGACGTTATCCGCGAACATCCAGTACTATTGAATCGTGCGCCTACATTGCACCGTTTGGGTATTCAAGCGTTTGAACCGACCTTGATTGAAGGTAAAGCTATTCAATTGCATCCACTCGTCTGCGCGGCATTCAATGCTGACTTTGACGGTGACCAAATGGCGGTTCACGTTCCATTGTCGCTTGAAGCACAAATGGAAGCACGCACATTGATGCTGGCATCGAATAATGTCTTGGCTCCAGCTAATGGCGAGCCAATTATTGTTCCTTCGCAAGATATCGTGTTGGGCTTGTATTACATGACGCGTGAAGCGAAATACGCCAAAGGTGAGCGCCTCAATGAGGATGGCCAGCGTTTGACGATTCTTGCTGACGTGTCTGAGGCTTTACGTGCCTACCAGAGTAAAGAGGTTACCCTACAGACTCGCGTTTCTATTCGCTTAAAAGAATGGTTCCGCAATGATTTGGGCGACTGGGAAAGCAAGATGGTCCGTCGTGATACAACGGTGGGTCGTGCAATTCTGTCTGAGATTTTGCCTAAAGGCTTGGCCTTCTCGCATATCGACAAGTCATTGAAGAAAAAAGAAATTGGTAAGCTGATCAATGCTTCTTTCCGTCGTTGCGGCTTGAAAGAAACTGTTATTTTTGCTGATCAACTGATGTATACCGGGTTCTCGTATTCGACTCGTGGTGGTATCTCGATTTGTGTCGATGATATGTTGGTTCCTGCGAAGAAGGTTGAATTGTTGGCAGCAGCCCAAGCCGAAGTGAAAGAGATTGAGCAGCAATATAGCTCAGGTCTAGTAACGCAAGGTGAACGCTACAATAAGGTCGTTGATATCTGGGGTCGTGCTGGTGATCAAATTGCGAAAGCAATGATGGATCAATTGGCAAAAGAAACTGTTTACGATAGTAACGGCAAAAAAGACGAACAAGAATCGTTTAACTCGATTTACATGATGGCTGACTCAGGTGCTCGTGGTTCACCAGCACAGATTCGTCAGTTGGCAGGTATGCGTGGTTTGATGGCTAAACCGGACGGTTCGATTATTGAAACGCCGATTACAACTAACTTCCGTGAAGGTTTGACGGTTCTTCAGTACTTTATTTCGACACACGGTGCACGTAAAGGTTTGGCTGATACGGCATTGAAGACTGCAAACTCGGGTTATTTGACTCGTCGTTTGGTCGATGTGACACAAGATTTGGTTGTTACTGAAGATGATTGCGGCACGAAACATGGCGTTGCAATGAAGGCCGTCATGCAAGGTGGTGATGTTGTTGAAGCATTGCGTGATCGTATTTTGGGCCGGATTGTTGTTAAAGACGTTGTAGATCCTTCAACACAAGAAACCGTATATGAAGTTGGTTACTTGCTAGATGAAGATGCCGTTGACGAAATTGAAAGCCGCAATATCGATGAAGTAGTTGTGCGTACTCCGTTGTCTTGTGAGACACGTTACGGTCTGTGTGCAAAATGTTATGGTCGTGACTTAGGTCGCGGGCAAATTGTTAATGCTGGTGAGGCTGTTGGTGTTATTGCTGCTCAATCAATTGGTGAGCCGGGTACACAGTTAACAATGCGTACGTTCCATATTGGTGGTGCGGCATCTCGAGCTGCTGCTGCTAGCCAGGTTGAAGCGAAGTCAAATGGTCGCCTTGGTTTTAGCGCAAATATGCGTTATGTAACAAATGCGAAAAATGAGCTTGTTGTTATTGCACGCTCTGCTGAACTGTTGATTCTCGATGATGTGGGTCGTGAACGCGAGACACATAAAGTACCTTATGGTGCAACTCTTGCTGTTAAAGATGGCGACATCATTAAAGCTGGTTCAGTACTAGGTACGTGGGATCCGCATACTCGTCCAATTATTACTGAGTATTCAGGTATTGTTCGATTTGAAAATGTCGAAGAAGGCATGACCGTTGTTAAACAAGTCGATGAAGTGACTGGCTTGTCAACATTAGTGGTTATTGCTTCTAAAGCAAAAGTAACCGCTGCAAAAGGCGTTCGTCCATTAGTTAAGTTGCTGGATGAGAATGGCCAAGAAATGAAATTAGCTGGCACCGATACTCCGGTGACTATTTCATTCCAAGTGGGTTCTATCATTACGGTGAAAGACGGCCAGCAAGTGGGTGTGGGTGATGTACTTGCTCGTATTCCACAAGAATCGGCTAAAACGCGTGATATTACCGGTGGTCTGCCGCGTGTAGCAGAGTTGTTTGAAGCTCGTTCACCGAAAGATGCGGGTATGTTGGCAGAGATCACTGGTACAGCTAGCTTTGGTAAAGATACTAAAGGTAAGCAGCGTCTAGTTCTGACTGATTTGGATGGCGTTCCACATGAATATCTGATTTCCAAAGACAAGCATGTCATGGTGCATGATGGTCAAGTGGTAAGTCAGGGTGAGGTCATTGTGGATGGACCTATCGATCCACATGACATCTTGCGCTTACAAGGTATTGAAGCACTTGCTCGTTATATTGTTCAGGAAGTGCAAGAAGTGTATCGCTTGCAAGGCGTGAAGATTAATGACAAGCATATCGAAGTGATTGTTCGTCAGATGTTACGTCGAGTAGTGATTTCTGATCAGGGTGGTTCAAACTTCATCTTGGGTGAGCAAGTTGAACGTGCTGAAGTTCTAATCATGAATGACAAGCTAGCTGAAGAAGGTAAGGAGTTGGCTAAGTTTGACAACATTCTCTTAGGTATTACTAAGGCTTCATTGTCGACTGACTCCTTTATTTCAGCAGCATCGTTCCAAGAAACAACGCGTGTTCTGACTGAAGCTGCCATTATGGGTAAAGTTGACGATTTACGTGGACTGAAAGAAAACGTCATTGTTGGTCGTTTGATTCCAGCAGGAACAGGGCTGGCATATCACAAAAATCGGAAGCGTTTGCTAGCAAAAGCCGAAAGCTTGGCACCATTTGCTGAAGCAGCTGCTGAAGTTATTGCTGAAATTGGGAATATTTCTGAATAA
- the rplA gene encoding 50S ribosomal protein L1, translating into MAKVSKRLAALNATVDRNKLYPVADAIALVQAAATAKFNESIDVSFNLGIDARKSDQVVRGAVVLPKGTGKSVRVAVFTQGANVELAKAAGADIVGFEDLAEQIKAGVMDFDVVIASPDAMRIVGQLGQILGPRGLMPNPKVGTVTPNVAEAVKNAKAGQVQYRTDKGGIVHATIGRASFAAADLQTNLAALADALQKAKPASSKGVYFKKIAVSSTMGVGVRVDTASVLA; encoded by the coding sequence ATGGCTAAGGTTTCTAAACGTCTAGCGGCTTTGAACGCTACTGTAGATCGCAATAAATTGTACCCAGTTGCTGATGCAATTGCTTTGGTACAAGCTGCTGCTACAGCCAAATTTAACGAATCTATCGATGTTTCGTTCAATCTTGGTATTGATGCACGTAAATCAGACCAAGTGGTTCGTGGCGCTGTTGTATTGCCTAAAGGTACTGGTAAATCAGTTCGCGTTGCCGTGTTTACACAAGGTGCAAACGTTGAGTTGGCTAAAGCTGCTGGTGCCGATATCGTTGGTTTTGAAGACTTGGCTGAGCAAATTAAAGCTGGCGTAATGGACTTTGACGTTGTTATTGCATCTCCAGATGCAATGCGTATCGTTGGTCAATTGGGTCAAATTTTGGGCCCACGTGGTCTGATGCCAAATCCAAAAGTGGGTACTGTTACTCCGAACGTTGCTGAAGCAGTTAAAAACGCAAAAGCCGGTCAAGTTCAATACCGTACTGACAAGGGTGGTATCGTACACGCAACAATCGGTCGCGCATCTTTTGCTGCTGCTGATTTGCAAACTAACTTGGCAGCTTTGGCTGATGCTTTGCAAAAAGCAAAACCAGCTAGCTCTAAGGGCGTGTATTTCAAGAAGATCGCTGTTTCTAGTACGATGGGTGTAGGCGTTCGCGTTGACACTGCTTCTGTACTAGCATAA